In the Novosphingobium sp. 9 genome, one interval contains:
- a CDS encoding IS3 family transposase (programmed frameshift) has translation MSKTTNKFAPEVRQRAIRMVLDHEGDYPSRWAAITSVAEKIGCSGHTLLEWVKKAEVDSGKRGGVPTETAEKLKALEREVRELRQANEILRKASAYFCPGGARPPVQTMIAFIDEHRDAYGVEPICRVLPIAPSTYHERLAKRRDPALQSARARKDEELKPEVLRVFAENFGVYGVRKVWRQMKREGFDVARCTVQRLMRDLGLQGVIRGKPVRTTIANKAAPCPLDQVNRQFHAPAPNMLWVSDFTYVATWAGFVYVAFVIDVYARYIVGWRVSRTAHASFVLDALEQAIHDRQPVHRGGLVHHSDRGSQYVSIKYTERLAEAGIEPSVGSVGDSYDNALAETINGLYKAEVIHRRGPWRSFEAVEYATLEWVDWFNNRRLLEPIGNIPPVEAEQRYYAMLDEVPLAA, from the exons ATGAGCAAGACGACGAACAAGTTTGCCCCTGAGGTTCGGCAGCGGGCGATCCGGATGGTTCTGGATCACGAGGGAGATTATCCTTCTCGCTGGGCTGCGATCACATCGGTTGCTGAGAAGATCGGGTGTTCCGGACACACGCTGCTGGAATGGGTGAAGAAAGCGGAGGTGGACAGCGGCAAGCGCGGTGGTGTGCCGACGGAGACCGCCGAGAAGCTCAAGGCGTTGGAGCGTGAAGTCCGCGAACTGCGGCAGGCTAACGAGATACTGCGCAAGGCGTCGGCATATT TTTGCCCAGGCGGAGCTCGACCGCCCGTTCAAACGATGATCGCCTTTATCGACGAACATCGCGATGCCTATGGGGTCGAGCCGATCTGCCGGGTTCTGCCGATCGCCCCATCCACCTATCACGAGCGCCTTGCCAAGCGGCGAGACCCGGCTTTGCAATCTGCTCGTGCCCGGAAGGATGAAGAGCTGAAGCCCGAAGTTCTGCGGGTCTTTGCCGAGAACTTCGGCGTCTACGGTGTACGCAAAGTGTGGCGGCAGATGAAGCGCGAGGGCTTCGATGTTGCACGCTGCACTGTACAGCGGTTGATGCGAGATCTTGGTCTGCAAGGGGTGATCCGCGGCAAGCCGGTTCGCACCACGATCGCGAACAAGGCGGCGCCATGCCCGCTCGATCAGGTCAACCGCCAGTTCCATGCTCCAGCGCCAAACATGCTATGGGTTTCCGACTTCACCTATGTCGCGACCTGGGCGGGGTTCGTCTACGTTGCCTTCGTGATCGACGTCTACGCTCGCTATATCGTGGGCTGGCGTGTCAGCCGGACAGCGCACGCCAGCTTCGTGCTGGATGCGCTGGAGCAGGCTATCCACGACCGACAGCCCGTTCATCGCGGCGGCCTGGTCCATCACAGCGACCGCGGATCGCAATATGTGTCCATCAAGTACACCGAACGTCTCGCGGAAGCCGGCATCGAGCCATCCGTCGGCAGCGTTGGTGACAGCTACGACAACGCTTTGGCCGAGACGATCAACGGTCTTTACAAGGCCGAGGTGATCCACCGTCGAGGCCCTTGGCGCTCATTCGAAGCCGTCGAATACGCCACGCTGGAATGGGTCGACTGGTTCAACAACAGGCGCCTGCTGGAACCGATCGGAAACATTCCGCCCGTCGAAGCCGAGCAACGTTACTACGCTATGCTGGACGAGGTCCCGCTGGCTGCCTAA
- a CDS encoding reverse transcriptase domain-containing protein has protein sequence MTNGWLGFGIPTPIHVPIPSELSSNTALLSYLGVSPAEMKKIWYHREKMYHCFDVAKKSGKPRLINAPDRRLKFLQRRIANLLDQLYPVRNPVHGYVQGKSVKSNATSHLKQRFILNLDIRDFFGSITEQRVFGILHAIGVPRDAAETVARICCYSGHLPQGGPASPVLSNMVCFRLDRALLKLAKDAKCIYTRYADDISLSSLRPLTALFDGTLPTTGRVDPELLSAALQAAFASNGFALNPEKIHYADRHSRRVVTGLKVNEGLNVDRRFVRNIRAALYAVEKDAVAAQARYAADFGGKADISSHLKGKIAWLGNVKGLADPVYRALALRFNTAFPKQAIKVQPTRHERLDRSVWVIEHHLNDMDKYAQGSVFFLAGVGLVTAAHCVAGIKDAIVHHPSRPSNKFKVSVAHYSKHRDLAILTHTIPATDFYELSKSTTAAVTGDPIVAIGYPDFSPADKVNFREGTVSSTTVKSLINLLEVNFKFIQGMSGGPVINSNDEVVGIVHKGGPKEKRDFAIVIKEFDSWNAAGLPSDY, from the coding sequence GTGACTAATGGCTGGCTAGGCTTCGGCATCCCTACTCCAATCCATGTACCGATACCCTCAGAGCTTTCGAGCAACACAGCGCTTCTTTCCTATCTCGGCGTCTCACCAGCAGAGATGAAGAAGATTTGGTATCACAGGGAGAAAATGTACCATTGCTTCGATGTTGCCAAGAAAAGCGGCAAGCCGAGGCTTATCAACGCTCCCGACCGGCGCCTCAAATTCCTTCAGCGCCGGATCGCTAATCTGCTCGACCAGCTGTACCCGGTTCGCAATCCGGTCCACGGCTACGTTCAAGGCAAATCGGTGAAGTCGAACGCGACTTCGCATCTGAAGCAGCGCTTTATCCTCAATCTCGACATCAGAGACTTTTTCGGTTCGATAACTGAGCAAAGAGTATTCGGGATTCTCCATGCAATTGGTGTCCCGCGCGATGCGGCGGAAACGGTCGCACGCATCTGCTGTTACAGCGGCCATCTGCCGCAAGGCGGTCCCGCCAGCCCGGTTCTCTCCAACATGGTATGCTTTCGGCTCGACCGGGCGTTGCTCAAACTTGCGAAGGACGCAAAGTGTATCTACACGCGCTATGCGGATGATATCAGCCTGTCGAGCTTGCGTCCGCTCACCGCGCTGTTCGACGGTACATTGCCCACAACAGGCCGCGTTGACCCCGAGCTTCTGTCAGCTGCGCTGCAGGCGGCCTTTGCCAGCAACGGTTTCGCGCTCAACCCTGAGAAAATTCACTACGCAGACCGGCACTCACGGCGCGTAGTGACAGGGCTAAAGGTCAACGAGGGACTGAACGTTGACCGGCGCTTCGTCCGCAATATTCGCGCGGCACTTTACGCAGTGGAGAAAGACGCAGTTGCGGCTCAAGCTCGCTATGCCGCCGACTTTGGTGGGAAGGCTGACATCAGTTCCCATCTTAAAGGAAAGATTGCGTGGCTTGGGAATGTGAAAGGTCTTGCTGATCCGGTCTATCGCGCACTCGCTCTCCGGTTCAACACCGCCTTCCCGAAGCAGGCCATCAAAGTACAACCGACCCGTCACGAACGACTGGACAGGTCTGTTTGGGTGATTGAGCATCACCTCAACGACATGGACAAATACGCGCAGGGCAGCGTGTTCTTTCTCGCGGGTGTCGGATTAGTTACAGCGGCGCATTGCGTTGCTGGGATTAAGGACGCGATCGTTCATCACCCATCGCGGCCCTCGAATAAGTTCAAGGTCTCGGTAGCGCACTATTCAAAGCACCGCGACCTTGCGATCCTGACGCATACAATTCCTGCAACCGATTTTTACGAGCTGAGCAAGAGTACGACCGCCGCCGTGACCGGCGATCCCATTGTCGCGATCGGCTATCCCGACTTCAGTCCAGCTGACAAGGTCAATTTCCGCGAAGGAACGGTCAGCTCCACGACTGTGAAGAGTTTGATCAATCTTCTCGAAGTGAACTTCAAGTTCATTCAGGGCATGTCTGGCGGTCCGGTGATCAACTCCAATGATGAGGTCGTCGGGATCGTCCACAAAGGCGGCCCGAAGGAAAAGCGCGACTTTGCGATCGTCATCAAAGAGTTTGATTCTTGGAACGCTGCCGGCCTGCCTTCAGACTATTGA
- a CDS encoding DUF6118 family protein: MQRAILRICPDIPASGAVVRGRHSLAPMTSSPDPGADIAPDSAASPAEAFEALRHELSLLHNAVAGLTAAREKIPDYRADFDELKEAIEDSCDRLAAIEQSPSLKLTPAVLTKEIVTAAKAARAEDERLLETARVSIHNAVGAINSIVQRGQAADRQHLRLVQAGIAGLLAGIVLWSFLPGAVARSLPASWHVPEWMAARTLGRTMPGVLPALSPTSVPVLPDKAGEARSTHRKAKTRD, encoded by the coding sequence GTGCAGCGCGCAATTCTCAGGATCTGTCCGGACATCCCAGCCTCTGGCGCTGTGGTGCGCGGCAGGCATAGCCTTGCACCCATGACCTCATCCCCAGACCCCGGCGCCGACATCGCCCCTGATTCCGCCGCGAGCCCCGCAGAAGCCTTCGAGGCTCTGCGCCATGAACTCAGCCTTCTGCACAATGCCGTGGCAGGTCTCACTGCCGCGCGCGAGAAGATCCCGGATTACCGCGCGGATTTCGATGAGCTCAAGGAGGCGATCGAAGACAGTTGCGATCGGCTTGCAGCGATCGAGCAGAGTCCCTCGCTCAAGCTGACGCCTGCGGTCCTCACGAAGGAAATCGTGACGGCTGCCAAAGCGGCGCGTGCCGAGGATGAGCGCTTGCTGGAGACGGCGCGTGTCTCGATCCATAACGCGGTGGGCGCCATAAATTCCATCGTCCAGCGTGGGCAAGCTGCCGATCGTCAGCATCTGCGCCTCGTTCAAGCCGGTATCGCAGGACTGCTGGCAGGGATCGTTCTGTGGTCTTTCCTGCCCGGCGCCGTCGCGCGCTCGCTGCCCGCTTCATGGCATGTGCCCGAATGGATGGCGGCGCGTACCTTGGGGAGGACGATGCCGGGGGTGCTGCCGGCACTGTCGCCAACATCTGTGCCGGTGTTGCCCGATAAGGCTGGCGAGGCCCGCAGTACGCATCGGAAAGCCAAGACGAGGGATTGA
- a CDS encoding NERD domain-containing protein codes for MSPLSASLQIFHGDRVTNPAEIACARQLKRDLEADGVEAVLLANVTLGPRRRQIDLIVATATTAVVVEIKAYLHPVYGGVNGPWSVEQDNGSRRELGSTNPYQQALENRFTVTDSLRGQDGRDAKDAVAGMLCLYPGAPAGSNIPAGDFKLAIGGYAELVALLKVPRTNALSLDQWRAFALAQGLADQSMQPPSAADQIVAQYLTAHADLGRTTLGPYVEPQFDGKDSTAELARRIAEGEQLQIVGPSGSGKTELLKHLATACAARGNIPLLIRGRDFGRGIGPLLRADAARYSREKIPALFRAAVEAGAEIVLHVDAVNECPADKRAELVAALQAARINYGARIVITGQEEIGLPTSLAGATITLNQPEPTQAHRIVEAHLGRALTPPEIAALEVVATAHDAAILAAVLDRASVIDGRYSLYYAFSRARLDSAPAAQDHRRLSELATAMRIGFVAAMPKSAAERIVGTDGSTIDAACAAGLLWSDAGGIGFRHDLIADFYAADAILHRAGTPAGLHALACQPIHAELREFILGGCATTQEIETLLANAPDSRLLESALSGRAGAKARSFVLSRMSDLIAQLKRRYSTIDLALPDGVTSARELSSLVPGFTDGVEDDPIDDLYLNLIPAALGDGLLADLLDAFAAVDRRLLAEAERLRERHPDVRLAWRAAACGTVYGMHHFSGARHLQTLLQAIQNSWSTRGEHATALDIASHLDAFESFSVGQLFLLVSALRCARGEPMPARFPELLRRVWRTQVYHLRLIICDFIRFRGGELGEDDRLAVRDELNSYLTDDNLFLNSSVFDALVGVDGIEHDFTIESAVEEYEAMLAMPDSPEACSLAVSAVTRTYDHPFCEIYWEAFYDVLPVEKRQALLLRGLRDRQGDPWFISDILRALHRDPTPEAATELQQLARGPRLDGHSHQCAVVAYAEAISLLAKLDLPLEASESVPDDPAMRAWHEAAPLLHALGGGATNVSTDTFFACGVAEAFDVIQRVKREARIFDFDSRLDVAFERLWPDMVRDLARAVLARDYVGKSAFAAFQFGRSLEDEHIDAALQFLAQVGRPTDLALVQGWLEHPRHGEQALATARALERSETGQPAAR; via the coding sequence ATGTCGCCACTCAGTGCCTCGCTCCAGATTTTCCACGGTGATCGCGTCACCAATCCGGCCGAGATTGCCTGCGCGCGCCAGCTGAAGCGCGATCTGGAAGCGGACGGTGTCGAAGCCGTTCTGCTGGCCAATGTCACGCTTGGTCCTAGGCGTCGCCAGATTGACCTGATTGTCGCGACCGCGACCACCGCGGTCGTGGTCGAGATCAAGGCCTATCTACATCCCGTCTATGGCGGCGTGAATGGGCCCTGGTCGGTCGAGCAGGACAATGGCAGCAGACGCGAGCTTGGTAGCACCAATCCCTACCAGCAGGCACTGGAAAACCGCTTCACGGTAACAGACAGTTTGCGTGGACAGGACGGACGGGACGCGAAGGATGCCGTCGCGGGTATGCTGTGTCTCTATCCTGGGGCTCCGGCCGGATCGAACATACCCGCAGGCGATTTCAAACTGGCGATCGGAGGCTATGCCGAGCTCGTCGCATTGCTCAAGGTCCCTCGCACGAACGCGCTCTCCCTTGACCAGTGGCGAGCCTTTGCACTGGCGCAGGGCCTCGCTGACCAAAGCATGCAGCCGCCTAGCGCGGCCGACCAGATCGTCGCCCAGTATCTGACAGCCCATGCCGATCTTGGGCGGACCACGCTCGGCCCCTACGTTGAACCTCAGTTCGATGGGAAGGACAGCACTGCGGAGCTGGCTCGTCGCATCGCCGAGGGAGAGCAGTTGCAGATCGTCGGTCCGTCTGGGAGCGGGAAGACCGAGCTCCTGAAACACCTCGCTACCGCATGCGCCGCACGCGGCAACATCCCCCTTCTGATCCGGGGGCGCGACTTCGGTCGAGGCATCGGCCCGCTGCTGCGCGCAGATGCGGCGCGTTATTCGCGCGAGAAGATCCCCGCGTTGTTTCGCGCTGCCGTCGAGGCCGGTGCTGAAATCGTCCTCCATGTCGACGCGGTCAACGAATGCCCCGCTGACAAGCGTGCCGAGCTGGTCGCTGCCTTGCAGGCAGCGCGCATCAACTATGGCGCGCGTATCGTGATCACGGGGCAAGAGGAAATCGGCCTGCCGACGAGCCTCGCGGGCGCGACGATCACACTCAATCAGCCCGAGCCGACACAAGCCCACCGCATCGTGGAGGCGCATCTGGGCCGCGCGCTTACACCGCCTGAGATCGCCGCGCTCGAAGTCGTTGCGACCGCGCACGATGCGGCGATCCTCGCCGCAGTGCTCGATCGAGCCAGCGTCATCGATGGCCGCTATTCGCTCTACTACGCCTTCAGCCGGGCCAGGCTCGATTCCGCGCCGGCTGCACAAGACCATCGGCGGCTCTCCGAACTGGCGACGGCGATGCGGATCGGGTTCGTTGCCGCAATGCCCAAGTCGGCGGCGGAACGGATCGTCGGAACCGACGGTTCGACGATCGACGCGGCATGCGCGGCGGGCCTGCTGTGGAGCGACGCGGGCGGCATCGGCTTTCGCCACGATTTGATCGCCGACTTCTACGCCGCCGATGCGATTCTGCACCGTGCAGGAACGCCCGCGGGCCTTCATGCGCTCGCGTGCCAGCCGATTCATGCGGAGCTGCGCGAGTTCATCCTGGGCGGGTGCGCAACGACGCAGGAGATCGAAACCCTGCTGGCCAATGCACCGGACTCCCGGCTGCTCGAAAGCGCGCTGTCGGGCCGTGCCGGCGCGAAGGCGCGGAGCTTCGTCCTCAGTCGGATGAGCGATCTGATCGCGCAGCTTAAACGGCGCTACAGCACTATCGACCTGGCGCTACCCGACGGGGTGACGAGCGCCCGCGAACTGTCGTCGCTCGTGCCCGGCTTCACGGATGGGGTCGAGGACGATCCGATCGACGACCTATACCTCAATCTCATTCCGGCGGCGCTCGGTGACGGACTGCTTGCAGACTTGCTCGATGCTTTTGCCGCAGTGGATCGAAGGCTGCTCGCCGAAGCGGAACGGCTCCGGGAGCGGCACCCCGACGTGCGTCTCGCCTGGCGTGCTGCAGCATGCGGCACCGTCTACGGCATGCACCATTTCAGCGGGGCGCGGCATCTCCAGACTCTTCTTCAAGCGATCCAGAATTCCTGGTCCACCCGCGGCGAGCATGCCACCGCGCTCGACATCGCATCCCACCTCGACGCCTTCGAATCCTTCAGCGTAGGGCAACTCTTCCTGCTGGTCTCTGCGCTCCGCTGTGCCCGCGGCGAGCCCATGCCGGCGCGCTTTCCCGAGCTCCTCCGGCGGGTCTGGCGCACGCAGGTCTATCACCTGCGCCTCATCATCTGCGACTTCATCCGCTTCCGCGGCGGCGAGCTCGGCGAGGACGATCGCCTGGCGGTGCGCGACGAACTCAACAGCTATCTGACCGACGACAATCTGTTTCTGAACAGTTCGGTGTTCGACGCCCTTGTCGGAGTTGACGGGATCGAGCACGATTTCACTATTGAATCGGCGGTCGAGGAATACGAGGCGATGCTCGCCATGCCGGATTCGCCGGAGGCCTGCTCGCTAGCGGTGAGCGCGGTGACCCGGACCTATGACCACCCGTTCTGCGAAATCTACTGGGAGGCCTTTTACGACGTCTTGCCGGTGGAGAAGCGGCAAGCCTTGCTGCTCCGCGGATTGCGCGACCGCCAGGGCGATCCGTGGTTCATCAGCGACATCTTGCGGGCTCTGCATCGCGATCCCACACCGGAAGCGGCAACCGAGCTCCAGCAGCTCGCGCGCGGACCGCGCCTCGATGGCCATTCGCACCAGTGCGCGGTTGTCGCCTATGCCGAGGCGATCAGCTTGCTCGCCAAGCTGGATCTTCCGCTCGAGGCGTCAGAGAGCGTTCCCGACGATCCGGCGATGCGCGCCTGGCACGAAGCCGCGCCGCTCCTTCACGCTCTTGGCGGCGGGGCCACGAACGTCTCGACCGATACCTTCTTTGCATGCGGCGTCGCCGAAGCGTTTGACGTCATTCAGCGCGTGAAACGCGAGGCGCGCATTTTCGATTTCGACAGTCGTCTCGACGTTGCCTTCGAGCGCCTGTGGCCGGACATGGTGAGAGATCTCGCCCGGGCGGTGCTGGCCCGCGATTATGTCGGGAAGTCCGCATTTGCCGCATTCCAGTTCGGTCGATCGCTCGAGGACGAGCACATCGATGCCGCGCTCCAGTTTCTGGCCCAGGTCGGCCGGCCAACCGATCTCGCGCTCGTCCAAGGCTGGCTCGAACATCCACGCCATGGCGAGCAGGCACTGGCAACGGCGCGTGCGCTCGAACGGAGCGAAACCGGCCAACCGGCGGCGCGATGA
- a CDS encoding PAS domain-containing sensor histidine kinase: protein MIKPEQIGSILAAAGASGTWDWDIAADRLSVDAHFAELFGLDPQTANDLPTSTFFTAIHPEDRARIRIAVAGILSGAELFSKEFRVVDPVGVPLWMHARGQGHLDQNDQPVRFTGILVDVTERKRTEERLRVAQSAGGVGTFEYVDGYATAAVSDEFCRLLGLHPAPVLPVQTINGVLQGENALLIPSHREGAIPDGLDAEFCIRRNDDGAMRWIARRGEIVREGAGYRLIGVIYDVTAAKENEAKLRELNDTLESRVEQEVANRQQAEDALRQAQKMEAVGQLTGGIAHDFNNLLMAITSSLTLLQKRIPADPQTQKLIENAQQGAERGAALTQRMLAFARRQDLASERIDVPVLVNDVRELIERTLGPAWSLDLQFPDHLPAVLADGNQLELALLNLTVNARDAMPEGGTIKVVAECREEKDIPSDGLLEGTYIGLSVIDTGSGMDEATLARATEPFFTTKGVGKGTGLGLSMIHGLAKQLDGGFTLDSIIGRGTTATLWLPAAEPDAAPAAPQRESKVSFAGKLKILVVDDDFLILMNTSALLEDLGHEVLEANSGEEALALVRQYPDIDLVITDQAMPQMTGTQLADHVTEIRADIPIILASGYGDVPAGSQQRIVRLGKPFGQTMLDQAISAAMAG from the coding sequence GTGATCAAGCCAGAACAAATCGGTTCCATCCTCGCGGCGGCGGGCGCTAGTGGAACCTGGGATTGGGACATTGCGGCCGACCGATTGTCGGTCGATGCGCACTTCGCGGAACTCTTCGGACTTGATCCGCAGACGGCGAACGACCTCCCGACCAGCACCTTTTTCACCGCTATTCATCCGGAGGACCGCGCCCGTATCCGCATCGCAGTGGCGGGCATCCTGTCAGGCGCGGAACTCTTTTCCAAGGAGTTTCGCGTCGTCGATCCCGTCGGCGTCCCGTTGTGGATGCACGCGCGGGGGCAAGGCCATCTCGACCAGAATGATCAGCCGGTGCGGTTCACCGGCATCCTGGTCGACGTTACCGAACGCAAGCGGACAGAGGAGCGCCTTCGTGTCGCCCAGAGCGCAGGCGGTGTCGGCACTTTCGAATATGTCGACGGCTATGCAACGGCGGCGGTTTCCGATGAATTCTGCCGCTTGCTGGGCCTCCACCCTGCCCCCGTCCTGCCCGTACAGACGATCAACGGCGTGTTGCAGGGGGAAAATGCCCTCCTCATCCCCAGCCACCGCGAGGGCGCCATTCCCGATGGCCTCGACGCGGAGTTCTGCATCCGGCGAAACGACGATGGTGCGATGCGCTGGATAGCGCGGCGCGGCGAGATTGTGCGCGAAGGCGCCGGTTATCGCCTGATCGGCGTCATCTATGATGTCACCGCGGCCAAAGAGAACGAGGCCAAGCTGCGCGAATTGAACGATACGCTGGAAAGCCGCGTCGAGCAGGAAGTCGCCAACCGCCAGCAGGCCGAGGACGCGCTGCGACAGGCGCAGAAGATGGAGGCTGTCGGCCAACTCACCGGCGGCATCGCGCACGACTTCAACAACCTCCTGATGGCGATCACCAGCAGCCTCACGCTCCTCCAGAAGCGCATCCCGGCCGATCCGCAGACGCAGAAGCTGATCGAGAATGCCCAGCAGGGCGCCGAGCGGGGCGCCGCCCTAACGCAGCGCATGCTGGCATTCGCCCGCCGTCAGGACCTCGCATCGGAGCGTATCGACGTGCCGGTGCTGGTCAATGACGTGCGCGAACTGATCGAGCGCACTTTGGGCCCGGCCTGGTCTCTCGACCTGCAATTCCCGGACCATCTTCCGGCCGTTCTGGCGGACGGCAACCAGCTCGAACTGGCGTTACTAAACCTGACCGTCAATGCCCGCGACGCCATGCCAGAGGGCGGCACCATCAAGGTGGTTGCCGAGTGCCGTGAAGAGAAGGACATTCCGTCTGACGGCCTCTTGGAGGGCACCTATATCGGTCTTTCGGTCATCGACACCGGCAGCGGTATGGATGAAGCGACCCTCGCCCGCGCAACCGAGCCCTTTTTCACGACGAAAGGTGTAGGCAAGGGCACTGGCCTTGGCCTCTCCATGATCCATGGGCTGGCCAAGCAACTGGACGGCGGCTTTACACTGGATAGCATTATCGGGCGCGGCACCACCGCAACCTTGTGGCTGCCTGCAGCCGAGCCGGACGCCGCGCCGGCGGCACCCCAACGCGAAAGCAAGGTATCCTTCGCTGGCAAGCTGAAAATCCTTGTCGTGGACGACGACTTCCTGATCCTCATGAACACCTCCGCCTTGCTGGAGGATTTGGGGCATGAGGTTCTGGAAGCAAATTCCGGCGAGGAGGCTCTTGCCCTTGTCCGGCAATATCCGGACATCGATCTGGTCATCACAGATCAGGCGATGCCACAGATGACGGGAACCCAATTGGCCGACCATGTCACGGAGATACGGGCGGACATCCCTATCATCCTTGCCAGCGGATATGGTGACGTACCGGCAGGCTCGCAGCAGCGGATCGTTCGATTGGGCAAACCGTTTGGACAGACTATGCTTGATCAGGCTATTTCTGCTGCCATGGCTGGATAG